One genomic region from Fictibacillus marinisediminis encodes:
- a CDS encoding YwgA family protein, which yields MFDDHLKVITVIKEAGEVVGRKKLQKMIYIAKKLNFPFQEKYEFHFYGPYSEELTLRVEELCNLGYVHEIKEKVSGYSQYRYSLNNEGEDFLTSYGKKIPKLGECVRSMNEQSSRFLELVSTILFFSHLPADEVKVKIQTLKAKQKYSDAEIQEGYTFISQLENCIVQ from the coding sequence GTGTTTGATGATCATTTAAAGGTCATAACGGTCATTAAGGAGGCCGGGGAAGTCGTCGGGCGAAAAAAGCTGCAGAAGATGATTTATATCGCTAAAAAGCTGAACTTCCCTTTTCAGGAAAAATATGAGTTTCACTTTTACGGCCCTTATTCAGAAGAATTAACGCTGCGCGTCGAAGAGCTGTGCAACCTGGGCTATGTGCACGAAATCAAAGAAAAAGTCAGCGGCTATTCCCAATACCGCTATTCTCTCAATAATGAGGGAGAAGACTTTTTGACTAGCTATGGAAAGAAGATACCGAAACTTGGAGAATGCGTAAGGTCCATGAACGAACAGTCCTCACGATTTCTCGAACTTGTTTCTACCATTTTATTCTTTTCGCATTTGCCGGCAGACGAAGTTAAAGTCAAGATTCAGACATTAAAGGCAAAACAAAAATACAGCGATGCAGAAATTCAGGAGGGTTATACGTTTATCAGCCAGCTTGAAAACTGTATTGTTCAGTAA
- a CDS encoding HD domain-containing protein: MAKEMGQLNEEKVFKDPVHRYIHVRDELIWRLIGTREFQRLRRIRQLGTTYLTFHGAEHSRFSHSLGVYEITRRIVEIFQNRPHWNEDERMLVLCAALLHDIGHGPFSHSFEKVFGVDHEDYTRDILLGDTEVNEVLRLQGEEFPRKVAEVIEKTYHDKLVVSLISSQIDADRMDYLLRDAYFTGVSYGNFDLERILRVMRPMEDGAVIKASGMHAVEDYIMSRYQMYWQVYFHPVTRSAEVILSKILHRAKDLYQGGYQFKQDLTHFRSLFEGEITLEDYIKLDEGVMQYYFQVWMDEEDRILRDLCRRFLDRKLFKYSEMVSVSEVLRLSGYFEEAGIDPKYYLVIDSSSDLPYDFYRPGEKEERLPINLLKANGEIRELSRESDVVEAISGKRRTDHKLYYPADLIEKIDDNKLKQKIKHILKKD, from the coding sequence ATGGCGAAAGAAATGGGTCAGTTGAATGAAGAAAAGGTGTTTAAAGATCCGGTTCACCGTTACATCCATGTAAGGGACGAGCTGATCTGGCGGCTGATAGGCACGCGTGAATTTCAGCGCCTTCGACGGATTCGCCAGCTGGGTACTACCTATTTGACGTTTCATGGAGCTGAACACAGCCGTTTCAGCCACTCTCTCGGCGTATACGAGATTACAAGACGGATCGTTGAAATTTTTCAAAACAGGCCGCACTGGAACGAAGACGAACGGATGCTGGTTCTTTGTGCTGCACTGCTGCATGACATTGGACATGGACCTTTTTCCCACTCATTCGAGAAAGTGTTCGGTGTGGATCATGAAGATTATACAAGGGATATTCTTTTAGGCGATACGGAAGTGAATGAGGTTCTCCGCCTGCAAGGAGAAGAATTCCCCAGAAAAGTAGCAGAAGTCATCGAAAAGACCTATCATGACAAGCTGGTCGTCAGTTTGATCTCCAGCCAGATAGATGCTGATCGGATGGATTATCTCCTGCGCGATGCCTATTTCACAGGCGTAAGCTACGGAAACTTCGATCTCGAGCGAATCCTCCGGGTCATGCGCCCGATGGAAGACGGAGCCGTTATTAAAGCAAGCGGCATGCATGCTGTTGAAGATTATATTATGAGCCGATACCAGATGTATTGGCAGGTGTATTTTCACCCGGTAACGAGAAGCGCCGAAGTGATTTTGAGCAAAATCCTACACCGGGCAAAGGACCTCTATCAGGGGGGCTATCAATTTAAGCAGGATTTAACGCATTTCCGCTCACTGTTCGAAGGGGAAATTACATTAGAGGACTACATAAAGCTGGATGAGGGAGTCATGCAGTATTATTTCCAAGTTTGGATGGACGAGGAAGACCGAATCTTGCGTGACCTCTGCCGCCGCTTTTTGGACCGGAAGCTTTTTAAATACTCGGAGATGGTTTCCGTTTCAGAAGTTCTGCGCCTGTCAGGTTATTTTGAAGAAGCAGGCATCGACCCGAAATACTATCTTGTAATTGATTCCTCCTCTGATCTGCCGTACGACTTTTACAGACCGGGGGAAAAAGAGGAAAGGCTGCCTATCAACCTTTTAAAGGCGAATGGCGAAATCCGTGAACTTTCGAGAGAATCAGATGTAGTAGAGGCGATTTCAGGGAAAAGAAGAACAGACCATAAGCTCTACTATCCAGCTGATCTGATCGAAAAGATAGATGACAATAAGCTGAAACAAAAGATAAAACACATACTGAAAAAGGATTAA
- the hemQ gene encoding hydrogen peroxide-dependent heme synthase, which yields MSEAAQTLEGWYCLHDFRKMDWVSWKAISSDEREAAIKEFMTFLEKWEGVEARKEGSHALYSIVGQKADFMLMLLRPTMEDLNEIENAFNKTTFAQYTIPAYSYVSVVELSNYNPSNDVDPETDPMIQGRLKPELPKWKYVCFYPMDKRREGNDNWYMVPMEERKKMMYSHGMIGRSYAGKVKQIITGSVGFDDWEWGVTLFANDVLQFKKLVYEMRFDEVSARYGEFGSFYVGNQLTKEAVPGYLHV from the coding sequence ATGAGTGAAGCTGCACAAACCCTTGAAGGCTGGTACTGTCTCCATGATTTCCGAAAGATGGACTGGGTATCCTGGAAAGCGATTTCAAGTGATGAACGCGAAGCTGCCATCAAAGAATTTATGACGTTTTTGGAAAAGTGGGAAGGGGTCGAGGCCCGCAAAGAAGGAAGCCATGCCCTTTATTCGATCGTCGGCCAAAAAGCAGATTTCATGCTGATGCTGCTGCGTCCAACGATGGAAGATCTTAATGAAATCGAGAACGCATTCAACAAAACAACATTTGCTCAATACACGATTCCTGCCTATTCCTATGTATCTGTCGTTGAATTAAGCAACTATAATCCATCCAATGATGTAGATCCCGAAACAGATCCCATGATTCAGGGCCGCCTAAAACCGGAACTTCCGAAATGGAAATATGTTTGTTTCTATCCGATGGACAAGCGCCGAGAAGGAAACGATAACTGGTACATGGTGCCGATGGAAGAACGCAAGAAAATGATGTACAGCCACGGCATGATCGGCCGCAGCTATGCAGGCAAGGTCAAACAAATCATTACCGGTTCTGTCGGATTCGATGACTGGGAGTGGGGAGTTACACTCTTTGCCAATGACGTTCTTCAATTCAAAAAACTCGTCTATGAAATGAGATTCGATGAAGTAAGTGCACGCTATGGTGAATTCGGTTCTTTCTATGTCGGTAACCAACTGACAAAAGAAGCCGTACCTGGATATCTGCACGTATAA
- the pta gene encoding phosphate acetyltransferase — MSDLFKDLKEKVQQQNPKIVFPEGTDERILTAAARLAEENVLKPILVGNKEEITSRAKEMGVSLGDIELIDPKHYPEFDSLVASFVERRKGKATEEQARQILLDENYFGTMLVYTGKAHGLVSGAVHSTADTVRPALQIIKTKEGIKKTSGAFIIVKDEEKYVFADCAINIAPSSADLAESALVSAHTARVFGIDPRVALLSFSTKGSAKSAETEKVVEATELLSGMNPDFPFDGELQFDAAFVSSVAQKKAPSSPLKGEANVFIFPGLETGNIGYKMVQRLGGYEAIGPILQGLNMPVNDLSRGCNEEDVYKLALITAMQAL; from the coding sequence ATGAGCGATTTATTTAAAGATTTAAAAGAAAAAGTGCAACAGCAGAACCCGAAGATTGTGTTCCCCGAAGGCACCGACGAACGCATTCTTACTGCAGCAGCCAGATTGGCTGAAGAAAACGTCCTTAAACCGATTTTGGTTGGAAATAAAGAAGAGATCACTTCAAGAGCAAAGGAAATGGGAGTCAGCCTTGGCGACATCGAGTTAATCGATCCTAAGCATTATCCTGAATTCGACAGCCTTGTTGCTTCTTTCGTAGAACGCCGCAAAGGCAAAGCTACAGAAGAACAGGCACGCCAAATTCTTTTGGATGAAAACTACTTCGGGACCATGCTGGTCTATACAGGAAAAGCCCATGGACTTGTGAGCGGAGCTGTTCATTCTACAGCTGATACTGTTCGTCCTGCCCTGCAGATCATCAAAACAAAAGAAGGTATTAAAAAGACATCCGGCGCTTTTATCATTGTAAAAGACGAAGAGAAATATGTTTTTGCTGATTGTGCCATCAATATCGCACCATCTAGCGCTGACCTTGCTGAGTCTGCATTAGTAAGCGCACATACAGCAAGAGTTTTCGGCATTGACCCAAGAGTGGCGCTTTTAAGCTTTTCAACAAAAGGATCAGCTAAATCAGCTGAAACTGAAAAAGTAGTAGAGGCGACTGAGCTTTTGAGCGGCATGAACCCTGATTTCCCTTTTGACGGTGAACTTCAGTTCGATGCAGCGTTTGTTTCATCGGTTGCACAGAAAAAAGCACCAAGTTCTCCTTTGAAAGGTGAAGCGAACGTCTTTATCTTCCCAGGCCTTGAAACAGGAAATATCGGATACAAGATGGTTCAGCGCCTCGGGGGCTATGAAGCGATCGGACCGATCCTGCAAGGTCTTAACATGCCGGTGAACGATCTTTCCCGCGGATGCAACGAGGAAGATGTTTACAAGCTTGCCCTTATTACAGCCATGCAGGCGCTATAA
- a CDS encoding lipoate--protein ligase family protein, which translates to MSMNASLLFQPKWRIIDQSSLGPSFDALQSFAMDDTLCTSIGAGESSPTVRTWVHHDTIVLGIQDTRLPYLNEGIQYLKSRGYRVIVRNSGGLAVVLDEGVLNISIILPEKDSSIEINKGYDTMVELIQKMLSPYGIDFEAREIIGSYCPGSYDLSVDGKKFAGISQRRIRNGAAVQIYLCVNGSGSGRAEAIREFYRHGLQGEPTKFSYPEIRPEVMASLSELTGTELSVSDLMTRLLFVLKEESSHLVSSPLSVSEIQLHDYNYQRVWERNEKALEI; encoded by the coding sequence ATTAGTATGAACGCTTCATTGTTATTTCAGCCAAAATGGCGCATCATTGACCAGTCAAGCCTCGGTCCGTCTTTTGATGCCCTGCAGTCTTTTGCAATGGATGATACGCTCTGTACATCGATTGGAGCGGGAGAGTCTTCTCCAACCGTCCGTACTTGGGTGCATCATGACACCATTGTCCTCGGCATCCAGGATACACGCCTACCGTATCTGAATGAAGGTATACAGTATTTAAAATCAAGGGGATACCGGGTGATCGTCCGCAATTCGGGCGGTCTTGCTGTGGTGCTTGATGAAGGCGTATTGAATATTTCCATCATCCTTCCCGAAAAGGACAGCAGTATCGAGATCAACAAGGGATATGACACGATGGTCGAGCTCATCCAAAAAATGCTGAGCCCGTATGGTATTGATTTCGAAGCAAGAGAGATCATCGGCTCGTATTGTCCGGGAAGCTATGATTTAAGCGTGGATGGAAAGAAGTTTGCAGGCATCTCACAGCGGCGGATCCGCAATGGGGCGGCCGTGCAGATCTACTTATGTGTCAACGGGAGCGGTTCCGGGAGAGCAGAAGCAATCCGGGAGTTTTACCGTCATGGTCTTCAGGGAGAACCCACGAAATTCAGCTATCCCGAAATACGGCCAGAAGTGATGGCCTCACTGTCCGAGTTGACCGGAACAGAGTTGTCTGTCAGCGACTTGATGACTAGACTCCTCTTTGTATTAAAAGAAGAAAGCAGCCACCTCGTTTCATCCCCTCTGTCCGTAAGTGAGATTCAATTACACGATTACAACTATCAGCGGGTATGGGAACGAAATGAAAAAGCACTGGAGATTTAA
- a CDS encoding sporulation protein → MSFMNKMLASVGIGAATIDTILTKTRFIPGEEVSGTVQITGGKAAQPIDSISIFLMTEYIRESDDKKYREQSAVARHRVADSITIQPGEMKKIPFSFRIPFDVPLSIGHTPVWLKTGADIKNAVDPSDKDYITVNPGPLVRRAMEAIEGLDFVLRQTTCEASSRYRSGRLPFIQEFEYVPTGMFRGKLDELEAVFLSDGSSLEIILEIDKKARGLFGMLEEAMDMDEKHVRLAFTERELQDTSILSSKITAAIQRFA, encoded by the coding sequence ATGTCTTTTATGAACAAAATGCTGGCCAGTGTTGGAATAGGGGCAGCGACCATTGATACGATCCTAACCAAGACCAGGTTCATTCCCGGAGAGGAAGTAAGCGGCACCGTGCAGATTACTGGCGGAAAAGCAGCACAGCCGATCGACTCGATTTCGATTTTCCTGATGACCGAATACATAAGAGAATCGGATGATAAGAAATACAGGGAACAATCTGCTGTAGCCCGCCACCGAGTAGCTGATTCCATAACCATACAGCCTGGGGAAATGAAAAAGATTCCTTTCTCGTTCCGTATTCCCTTTGATGTTCCGCTGAGCATCGGACATACCCCGGTGTGGCTGAAAACCGGGGCAGATATTAAAAATGCAGTTGACCCGTCAGACAAAGATTACATTACCGTGAATCCAGGGCCTCTTGTCAGAAGAGCGATGGAAGCAATTGAAGGACTGGACTTTGTGCTGCGTCAAACGACTTGTGAAGCTTCTTCACGCTATAGAAGCGGCCGACTGCCGTTTATTCAGGAATTTGAATATGTGCCAACCGGCATGTTCAGGGGTAAACTGGATGAACTTGAAGCGGTATTCCTGAGTGACGGCAGTTCCTTGGAGATCATTTTGGAAATAGATAAAAAAGCAAGAGGGCTGTTCGGCATGCTTGAGGAAGCGATGGATATGGATGAAAAGCATGTCCGGCTGGCATTTACAGAAAGAGAGCTTCAGGACACTTCTATTCTTAGCAGTAAAATCACCGCTGCCATTCAGCGTTTTGCGTGA
- a CDS encoding class I SAM-dependent methyltransferase has product MDHTQQNQNSQAWNEKSYEAWTHRFGEPAKAAAKIKKDPVKRLSPLETYIGDVKGKKVCNLLGSHGSKAVALALLGAEATVIDLSEPNERYAKELAREAGVPLRYIKSDVLELPEEELSGEYDLVFTENGILHYFTDLVPFFTSVYRLLKQGGRFVLQDFHPISTKLITSQGKSQSARKHKVSGDYFSTALETVDVSYSKFLPELQYATEEERKPFQVSIRKWTLGEIITAIGASGLFITGLKEEPHPGDFDQGIPKSFIIEAEKRD; this is encoded by the coding sequence GTGGATCACACACAACAAAACCAGAACAGTCAGGCTTGGAATGAAAAGTCTTACGAAGCCTGGACCCATCGATTTGGCGAGCCGGCGAAAGCCGCTGCTAAAATAAAAAAAGACCCGGTAAAGCGGCTGAGTCCGCTTGAAACCTATATAGGCGATGTGAAAGGAAAAAAAGTCTGCAATCTTCTTGGATCCCATGGCAGCAAAGCGGTTGCTTTGGCACTGCTTGGTGCAGAAGCAACCGTCATCGACCTTTCAGAACCGAACGAACGCTACGCTAAAGAGCTTGCCCGTGAGGCCGGCGTCCCGCTTCGCTATATCAAGAGCGATGTTCTTGAGCTGCCGGAGGAAGAACTTTCAGGAGAATATGATCTTGTTTTTACAGAGAACGGAATTCTTCATTATTTTACAGATCTGGTGCCATTCTTTACGTCGGTATACCGCTTGCTTAAACAGGGTGGAAGGTTCGTCCTGCAAGATTTCCATCCGATCTCAACCAAGCTGATTACCTCACAGGGAAAAAGCCAGTCTGCCAGAAAACACAAGGTGAGCGGAGACTATTTCAGTACGGCTCTGGAAACGGTGGATGTATCGTACTCCAAGTTTCTTCCTGAGCTCCAATATGCGACAGAAGAGGAAAGAAAGCCATTTCAAGTATCCATCCGCAAGTGGACACTTGGTGAAATCATTACTGCGATCGGAGCGTCTGGCCTGTTTATTACAGGGCTGAAAGAAGAGCCGCATCCTGGTGATTTTGATCAGGGTATTCCTAAATCCTTCATCATTGAAGCAGAGAAGCGTGATTAG